One genomic segment of Rivularia sp. PCC 7116 includes these proteins:
- a CDS encoding (Fe-S)-binding protein translates to MQLSENNENKKENKIASLENLQGFDDNHPPEPKLIDTCVHCGFCLSTCPSYRVIGKEMDSPRGRIYLMDAVNEGEIALNTATTQHFDSCLGCLACVTTCPSGVEYDKLISATRHQVARNYPRSLPDKLFRQLIFSLFPYPQRLRLLLVPLFIYQKLGLPKLIRATGLLEKISPRLAAMESILPEVTGKSFRDNYPTIIPAQNEKRYRVGVILGCVQRLFFSPVNEATVRVLTANGCEVVIPKSQGCCAALPEHQGQTAQAQALARQMIDSFADMDVDYVIINAAGCGHTLKEYGHILEDDPEYKDKAQEFANKVKDSQEFLVMVGLTAKLSPLTDETLTMVYQDACHLLHGQKISVQPRQLLRQIPNIQLREPLDAALCCGSAGVYNMLQPEVAEELGEQKARNLVNTGASMIASPNPGCSLQITKHLNKQDKQIKVMHPMELLDYAIRGVKLQE, encoded by the coding sequence ATGCAACTTTCAGAAAATAACGAAAATAAGAAAGAAAATAAGATTGCTTCTTTGGAAAATCTACAAGGCTTTGATGATAATCATCCGCCGGAACCCAAATTAATTGATACCTGTGTCCATTGCGGTTTTTGTCTTTCAACTTGTCCCAGTTACAGGGTAATCGGCAAAGAAATGGATTCCCCACGCGGAAGAATCTATTTAATGGATGCTGTGAATGAAGGAGAAATTGCTTTAAATACGGCAACAACTCAACATTTTGATTCTTGTTTGGGCTGTTTAGCTTGCGTCACTACTTGCCCTTCCGGTGTAGAATACGACAAATTAATAAGCGCTACTCGTCACCAAGTTGCTCGCAATTATCCCCGCAGTTTACCAGATAAGTTATTTCGACAATTAATTTTTTCACTGTTTCCTTATCCCCAAAGATTGCGACTTCTATTAGTGCCTTTATTTATTTATCAAAAGTTGGGATTACCAAAATTAATTAGAGCCACTGGTTTACTTGAAAAGATATCTCCCCGCTTAGCGGCGATGGAATCTATTCTTCCAGAAGTTACCGGCAAATCTTTTAGAGATAATTATCCTACGATTATTCCAGCGCAGAATGAAAAACGTTACCGGGTAGGAGTAATTTTAGGATGCGTGCAGCGGTTATTTTTCTCCCCCGTAAATGAAGCCACCGTGCGAGTATTAACCGCGAATGGTTGCGAAGTGGTAATTCCCAAATCTCAAGGCTGTTGTGCTGCACTTCCAGAACATCAGGGGCAAACCGCACAAGCTCAAGCTTTGGCAAGACAGATGATTGATAGTTTTGCAGACATGGATGTAGACTATGTAATTATCAATGCCGCCGGTTGCGGTCATACTTTGAAAGAATACGGTCATATTTTAGAAGATGACCCAGAATATAAAGATAAAGCCCAAGAATTTGCTAATAAGGTTAAAGATTCGCAAGAATTTCTAGTTATGGTAGGTTTAACGGCTAAATTATCGCCTTTGACAGATGAAACCCTGACAATGGTTTATCAAGATGCTTGTCATTTATTACACGGGCAAAAAATCAGCGTTCAACCCCGTCAACTGTTGCGTCAGATTCCTAATATACAATTACGCGAGCCTCTTGATGCGGCTTTATGTTGCGGTAGCGCAGGAGTTTATAACATGCTGCAACCGGAAGTAGCGGAAGAATTAGGAGAGCAAAAAGCCAGAAACTTGGTGAATACAGGTGCTTCGATGATTGCTTCCCCAAATCCTGGCTGTAGTTTGCAAATTACTAAGCATTTAAATAAGCAGGATAAGCAAATAAAGGTAATGCATCCTATGGAGTTGTTGGATTACGCCATCAGAGGGGTTAAGTTGCAAGAATAA
- a CDS encoding DUF72 domain-containing protein — translation MNFFIGCAVWSYKGWVGEFYPQGTPPKDFLRLYSRRFTTVEGNTTFYALPSQETVKRWAAQTPPEFKFCLKLSRNITHNGSLKPHIKDALKFAEIMRPLDTRLAPIFAQLPPSYAPSSLGDLTAFIEAWQQTQLPLAIEVRHRDWFKQPHADKLTNLLHKFGVGKVILDSRPIYTGENDPQLGSERRKPQLPVLFELTAPFTLIRFISHPNSSINQPFMEEWVTYIKEWLQSDKQIYFFVHCPQEEKSPQTARSFYNLLAQRDIGVSPLPWNQNNHHPKQLSLW, via the coding sequence GTGAATTTCTTCATTGGGTGCGCTGTTTGGTCTTATAAAGGTTGGGTAGGCGAATTTTATCCTCAAGGTACTCCACCAAAAGATTTTCTCCGTCTCTACAGTCGTCGCTTCACCACTGTAGAAGGGAACACTACTTTTTATGCATTACCAAGTCAAGAAACTGTTAAACGTTGGGCTGCTCAAACGCCCCCAGAGTTTAAATTTTGTTTAAAGTTATCGCGAAATATTACTCATAACGGCTCGCTCAAACCTCATATCAAAGATGCTTTAAAATTTGCGGAAATTATGCGTCCTTTAGATACTCGTTTAGCGCCGATATTTGCACAGTTACCACCTTCTTATGCACCCTCATCACTCGGCGATTTAACCGCATTCATCGAAGCTTGGCAACAAACACAACTACCTTTAGCAATAGAAGTCAGACATCGCGATTGGTTCAAACAACCCCACGCAGATAAGTTAACAAACCTTTTGCACAAATTCGGTGTAGGAAAAGTCATACTCGATTCTCGTCCGATTTATACGGGAGAAAATGACCCACAACTCGGTTCAGAACGACGAAAACCTCAATTACCAGTTTTATTTGAACTTACGGCACCATTTACTTTGATTCGCTTTATATCTCACCCCAATTCATCCATAAATCAGCCGTTTATGGAAGAGTGGGTAACTTATATTAAAGAATGGTTGCAATCAGACAAGCAAATTTACTTCTTTGTCCACTGTCCCCAGGAAGAAAAGTCGCCGCAAACAGCCCGCAGCTTTTACAACTTATTAGCACAAAGGGATATAGGTGTCTCACCCCTACCTTGGAATCAAAATAATCATCATCCAAAACAACTAAGTCTCTGGTGA
- a CDS encoding FAD-binding oxidoreductase has product MSSEQGTLNVYHSILASIVGEENLTYELGSKQVKQAISPGNLPKCVVYPQTQEQLAAVISEAYRNKWRVLPCGNGSKLKWGSLATDIDIVVSTQRLNKIINHAVGDLTLTVEAGVKFADIQTILAKHNQIFALNPTVPNLATIGGIIATGDTGSLRQRYGSVRDQLLGVTFVRADGQIARAGGRVVKNVAGYDLMKLFTGSYGTLSIITEATFRLYPMQSASGTAMLLGSKAAISQAADTIRGSALTPTQADLLSAQLVSSMGLGKELALVVRFESIAESVKEQLNQVLQIGEKLGLAKVTYSGEEEQSLWQRLPEQIHLAEPGAEITCKIGVLPNTAVEILDRAQLGLINISSGLGMLRIEDETRVLEMRKLCELHSGFLTILSAPIEVKQKLDVWGYSGNGLELMRAIKKQFDSENVLSPGRFVGGI; this is encoded by the coding sequence ATGTCTAGCGAACAGGGTACGCTGAACGTCTACCATTCTATTCTTGCATCTATTGTAGGAGAAGAAAATCTAACTTATGAATTGGGTAGCAAACAGGTAAAGCAAGCGATATCACCGGGGAATCTTCCCAAGTGTGTGGTTTATCCTCAAACCCAGGAACAGCTTGCCGCAGTTATTAGCGAAGCTTATCGCAATAAATGGCGTGTTTTACCTTGTGGAAACGGCAGTAAACTCAAATGGGGTAGTCTGGCAACAGATATTGATATCGTTGTTAGTACGCAACGTCTAAACAAAATTATCAATCATGCTGTAGGTGATTTAACTCTAACAGTAGAAGCAGGAGTCAAATTTGCCGATATTCAAACAATTTTAGCCAAACACAATCAAATCTTTGCCCTTAACCCAACAGTGCCCAATTTAGCAACGATTGGTGGCATAATAGCTACCGGCGATACGGGGTCTTTACGACAGCGTTACGGTAGCGTCCGCGACCAATTATTAGGTGTCACCTTCGTGCGTGCTGACGGTCAAATTGCTCGTGCTGGTGGCAGAGTCGTCAAAAATGTTGCCGGTTACGATCTGATGAAATTATTTACCGGTTCTTACGGTACTCTCAGCATAATTACAGAAGCTACATTTCGGTTATATCCGATGCAGTCAGCTTCGGGTACGGCGATGTTATTGGGTAGTAAAGCAGCCATATCGCAAGCAGCAGATACCATTCGCGGTTCTGCTTTAACACCTACACAAGCAGACTTACTTTCCGCTCAACTAGTATCGAGTATGGGATTGGGAAAAGAATTAGCCTTAGTTGTTCGCTTCGAGAGTATTGCCGAAAGCGTAAAGGAACAGTTAAATCAAGTTTTGCAAATAGGGGAAAAATTAGGATTAGCGAAAGTAACTTATTCCGGCGAAGAAGAACAAAGCTTATGGCAGAGATTGCCAGAACAAATACATTTAGCTGAGCCTGGAGCGGAAATTACCTGCAAAATAGGAGTATTGCCAAATACTGCCGTAGAAATTTTAGATCGAGCACAATTGGGTTTGATTAATATATCTAGCGGCTTGGGAATGTTGAGAATTGAAGATGAAACAAGGGTGTTAGAAATGCGAAAATTGTGCGAGCTACATAGTGGTTTTCTAACGATATTATCAGCACCAATAGAAGTTAAGCAAAAGCTAGATGTTTGGGGTTATAGCGGTAATGGATTGGAATTAATGCGAGCAATTAAAAAACAATTTGATAGCGAGAATGTTTTAAGTCCAGGCAGATTTGTAGGGGGAATTTAA